The window AGATCATCGCGTGGGAGAAAAGAGAGGGAACGGTCCCCGTCAGAAGCGATCTGAAATAGGTGACGTAATGAAACATCGGGTTGAGCTTTAAGATGTAAGTGGCGGTCTTATGACCTTTGATGAGCTCCAAAGAATAGAACAAAGGCGTCAGATACATCCAAAGGGTCAGGACGATGTCGTAGATATGTTTGATATCGCGGAAACGAATGTAGATCGTGGACAGAATAAAAGAGACGCCGAGGCAGAACAGGAGAAACGCGGGCAAAAGGGGCGCGACGGTCATCAGAATCGTGGGATGGAAGCCGACGCCCGGTTTGTTGATGAAAATGACCATAACGATAAACAGCGCGATCATCGAAAAGAAGAAATTCACGGTCGCGGAGAGGACGTTCGACAGAGGAAAGATCTCGTGTACGATGCGGGTTTTGGACAAAAGATCGTAGTTATTGACGATGCAGGGCAGAGAATTGATCGTCGCGTTGCGGAGAAGCCCGAAGACGATATTGCCCGACAAAATGTAGACGGGGTAGTAAATGCCGTCCATCTGGTTGCGATTAAAGAGCATCGAGAAGACGAGCGCGATGACGATCATATTCAAGAGAGGATTCAAAACCGTCCATAAAATGCCGAGCACGGAATTGCGGTACTGGTTACGGACGTTTCGATTGACCATGGATAACAGCGTGTTCACCGAACGGCGGAACTTTTTGTTGTTATCGGTCACCTCCACGTATTTTTTTTGCATATATACCTCATGACGAAGCGCGCGGAGCGCGAACCGTATTTTATCGTTGTCAATTTATGATACTATATCATACTTTTATTATTATGTCAAGATAGGGAGAGAGATATTCGGGGATTAAAAGGCTTCGCGCGCCACGCGGGAAAAACCGCGGTTTCTCGCCTTTCGCCGCGATTTATTCGCGATTCGGGATCAAAAAAAGAAAAAAGCGCGAAGAACTCTTCGCGCGCGAAAGTTTTCAGGGGGCGATTATTCTTTTACGATGCGGACGCGGGCTTTATGCGGGAATTTGCCGATATTGAGTTCGCCCGAAAGGTCTTTGTATTCGCCGTCCACGCAAAAAGGCGTGGGATCGGGGAGGGTGATCTTTGCGGATCTGACGGAAACGAAGGTGATGGTTTTTCCGATTTTTTCTTTGGAAAATCCGAGGAAAAAGACGCGGAAGAAGGGGAAAAACATTTTGATTCTGCCGAGAAGATTATCCTTTTTCGGGGCTTTGATCGCGATGAGTTGGAGTTCGTCCGAATTATCCCGATAGAGTTTGTTGAAGCGGAAACCGAAGCAACGGCGCGCGTTGGAGAGCATCAAAAGGGTAAAGACGCCTTCTTCGGAAACTTTGTCGCTTTCGATCTTCGCTTTGATGCGGTGAACTTTATAAGAGGAGACGACTTTGGAGAAATAGGCGAAGATCTTGAAGCGGCGCTTGCTCTTCGCGCTCGGGGCTTGCCCGATCCCCGTAAAGGAGCCCGCCGCCGCGACGTAGGCAAAGTCCGTTCCTTGAATTCTTCCGAGCATCGCGAGTTTTTTTTCTTTTTTGTTCCACCTGCCGTCCGCCGCTTCGTTAAAGGTTCCGAACGGAAGATAAATTACGTCCATCTCTTTGTCGCGGCAAAGGTTGAGGGCGTGATTCAACGTCCCGTCGCCGCCGCAGACGATGAGTTTATCGACGTTTTCCACGGAATAGGAGTCGGCGGGGTCGCGAATATATTTGACCGTGACCGAGTCTTCCGGAGCGTATTTTCGAATGAGTTCGTCTTCACGCACTTTGCACGCGTTTCCGCTGAGCGTGTTGACAAGGAGCAAACAGTTCATTTGACCTCGAAAGAAAAAAGGTTTATAATAAATTATTATACACGTTTCCCTCGCTTTATGCAACGGAAAACGCGCATTACGCATACTGAGGTTATATGTATAAGGCTTTTAAGTGGTTTATGGATCGATTGCTTGCTTTGATCGCGCTGACGATCCTTTTCCCGCTTCTGTTGATTCTGACCATCCTTGTCGCCGCGGATAGCCCCGGCGGTCCGTTTATCGTCCAAAAGCGAGACGGATATAAAAAGAAAACGATCAAAGTCATAAAATTCCGCACGATGTATTCCAAAAACGTCGCGTTCGACGTGGATCACGCCGTCATCGACGGGAAGAATAAGAACGTGACCCGCATCGGTCGCTTCCTTCGCGCGAGCAAGTTCGACGAACTTCCGCAACTCGTCAACATTCTGAAAGGCGATATGAGTTTCGTCGGTCCGAGACCCCTTCTTCCCGTCTATACCCCGCGTTATGAGCGCTGGGAGTTTCAAAAGTTCGCCTGCCATCCCGGTTTGACGGGGCTTTCGCAAGTCAGGGGAAACGGCTATCTCGCCGTCCACAGCCGCAGTTATTACGACGTCTTGTATACCGAAAAGATCTCGCTTTTCCTCGATTTCAAAATCCTTTTGATGACGGTCGGCGTCGTCCTCAAAGGCGAAAAAGCCTTTTTGAAAGAAGTAGACGACGAGGAGATCGCGAAAATGAAACGCCGATATCAATCCCCGGAAGGGGTCGTCACGGTCGGCGAAGTGATCGGAAACGCGAAGAACGGCGGGGTCAAAGCCGTCGTCGCGAATTATCTTTCGAATATGGATCTTTCGGGGCTGGAAGTCCATCTCTTTACCTACGGTCCTTCCGATTCGGACGCGTTCTTCGCGGAAAAGGGGTGGACCGTCCATTATATCCCGAATTTCATCAAATTTCCGCTCGCGATGCGGGCGTTTCGAAAAGAACTTCGCTCGTTAAAGTTCGACGTGATCCACAGCCATTTGACCTCGCTTTCCGTCTTTCCGTTGAAGGTCGCGATGCAAGAAGGAGTCCCCGTTCGCATTTGCCACGCGCACAGCACGACTTCTCCCGAGGAAAAGACCGCACCCGTCAAAAACTTTTTGAAAAAGTTCGCCGCGAAGTACGCGACGAGGCTGCTTGCATGCGGCAATCTTTCCTCTTCGTGGTTGTACGGAGAGCGCGCGAAAGAAGCGACGATTCTTTCCAACGCGATCGACCTCGAAAAGTTCGCGTTTTCCGAAGAAAACAGGAAAACCGTCCGCAAGGAACTCGGGATCGAAGAGGGCGCGTTCACGATCGGATGCGTCGCGCGATTCGTCTATCAAAAGAATATCCCGCTCCTCTTAGAGTCCTTTAAGGAAGTCTTATCCGAAGAAGAAAACGCGCGCTTGATCCTCGTCGGCAGCGGCAAGGAGCAAGGGAATATCGAAAAGCGGATCGAGGAACTCGGCGTCAAAGAAAAAGCGATCGTCGTTCCGGAGACCTCCGCACCCGAAAAGTACTATTCGGCGATGGACGTCTTCGCGCTGACTTCGAGATACGAAGGACTTCCCGTCGTCGCGATCGAAGCGCAGGCGTCGGGGCTTCCCTGCGTCCTTTCTTCGGCGGTGACGGAAGAAGCGAGGATCGCGGATAACGTCCGTTTCGTCTCGGGCGGCGCGAAAGAATACGCGGAAGCGATCCTTTCCGTCGATCGGAAAAGAGCGGATAACCTCGAAAAACTCCGCGCCGCGGGTTTCGATATCAAAGAGCGGGCGGCGGATCTGAAAGCGATCTACGAAGAAGAGGTCGCGCGATCCAAACAAGCCGCGCGAATCAACCTCGGAAAAACCGAAAAGGAGGATTGAAAGATGCGGGTTAAACTCCTCGTTGCCTGTCATAGCGAAAGCGAAAACGGAAAGGGGATCGCGGTGACCGTTCGGGCGGGCGCGGCGATCGCGGATAAAGAAGTCGTTTGCGATTTTTGCGACGACGAAGGCGAAAACATTTCCGCGCTGAATCCGACCTATAACGAAATGACCGTCGCCTATTGGGCGTGGAAAAACTATGCGCTTCTCGGGGATCCCGAGTACGTCGGGCTGATGCATTATCGCCGCTATTTTTATTTCGACGCGCGCATTCGAGACGCGGTCCTGCGCACCGACGTTCCGAAAGAAAGATTTGCGGAAAAAGCGAAGTTATCCGAAGAATACGCGGAACTTTTATTGAGCCACTGCGACTTCATCGCGCCGCGTCCCGCGCGCCGTCGTTCGGTGGAAAAGCAGTACGCGCTCCTTCACGACAAAAGGGATCTCGACCTCGTCAAAGAGATTATAAAGGATCTCTCACCCGAATATCTCGAAGCGGCGGAAACTTATTTCAAAGGGAAAGATTGCTTCTTTTTCAATATGTTCGTTTTGCCGAAAGAACTCTTTTTCCGCTATGCGGAATTCGTCTTCCCGATCCTCGCGGAATTTCAAAAAAGAAAGGACGGGGACGGACGGCTTTTTATTTCCGAAAGATTGACGGGCGTCTTTTTCGAGAAGCTTTTGCTCGAAGGCAAAAAGGCGACCTATCTCCCCATTCTCTATCGCGAGGGTCGAGGCGAAAACCGATTCCGCGTCTTCAAAAACGAGTGGAGAACGAGTAAGGGGATCAAAGCGAAGGCGCTGAGTTTTCGAAGACTGATCGCCTTTCGGCGGCATGAAAGCAGGAGGATATGATATGAACGCGTTCGATAAAGTCAGAGAATCCGTAAAGAGCGTTCGGGCGATCACTTCGTTCGAGCCGGAGATCGCGCTCGTCCTCGGAAGCGGACTCGGATCTTTCGCGGATGAGATCGAAGTCGAGACGGTGATTCCCTCGGACAAGATCGCTTTTTATCCGGGAAGCACGGTCAGCGGGCATAAAGGAAATCTCGTCTTCGGGCGAGTCGAAGGGAAAAAGGTCGTGATTCAGCAGGGGCGCGCGCATTATTACGAGGGCTACGCGCCGGACGAGGTCGTCTTACCCGTCCGATTGATGGGCGCGCTCGGCGCGAAAAAGGTGATTCTGACGAACGCGGCAGGCGGCGTCAATCCCGCGTTTCACGGCGGAGATTTTATGCTGATTACGGGGCAGATCGCGCAATTCGTCCCCTCTCCGCTTCGCGGGGAGAACGACGAAAGTTTCGGCGCGCGTTTTCCCGATATGAGCGAGATCTATTCGCGCCGTTTGATTGAAAAAGCCGAAGCGGCGGCGAAAAGGATCGGCGTGAAAACGCAAAAGGGCGTCTACTTGCAGGCGAGCGGTCCGAACTATGAAAGCCCCGAAGAGATCCGCGCGTTCTCCGTCCTCGGCGCGGACGCGGTCGGGATGAGCACCGCCGTCGAAGCGATCGCGGCAAGGCATATGGGAAAGGAGATCCTCGGCGTCAGTTTGATCAGCAATATGGCGGCGGGAATCCAAAAAACGCCGTTGTCGCACGAAGAGGTGAAAGCCGCGGCGGATAAGGCGTCGAGAGACTTCGTCCGCCTCGTTCGGGAGATCGTTAAAGATATTTGACGGAAGAAGGGAAAAACGCTTGCTTTTTCCCTTTTTTTAATTGTATTATTTACGTAATAAAATACGTTTAAGGAGACAATTATGGCGCGTTTTTATGATGAACCTTCGAGAACCTTCGGCGAATATTTGCTCGTCCCGGGCTACTCCTCTTCGGAGTGCACCCCTGATAAAGTCAGCTTGAAAACGCCACTCGTAAAATTTAAGAAAGGCGAAACCGGCCCGATCAATCTGAATATTCCGATGATTTCCGCGATCATGCAATCGGTTTCGGACGATAAGCTCGCGATCGCTCTCGCGAAAGAAGGCGGAATGAGCTTTATCTTCGGTTCGCAGAGCGTGGAAAGCCAAGCGGAAATGGTTCGCAAAGTCAAGTCCTACAAAAAGGGCTACATCGTTTCCGATTCCAACTTGAAACCTTCTTCCACCTTGCAGGACGTCCTTGATCTCAAAGAGGTCACCGGTCACAGCACGATGGCGGTCACGGAAGACGGGACTTCTTCCGGGAAACTCCTCGGTATCGTCGCAAGCCGCGATTACAGAATCAATCACACGCCGTACGACGCGAAAGTCGAGACCTTTATGACTCCGCTCGACAAGCTCGTCACCGCCGACGAGGACACGACGCTTTCGCAGGCGAACGACATCATCTGGGCGAATAAGATCAACACTCTTCCGCTCGTCGATAAAAAGGGCAACCTCAAATATCTCGTCTTCCGCAAGGATTACGATTCCCATAAAGAAAACGTTAACGAGCTTCTTGACAAGCATAAAGCCTATATGGTCGGCGCGGGCATCAATACCCGCGATTACGAGACCCGCGTCCCCGCTCTCGTGGAAGCCGGCGCGGATTGCTTGTGTATCGACTCGTCGGAAGGCTATTCCGATTGGCAAAAGAACACGATCAAATTCATTCGCGACAACTACGGCGACAGCGTAAAGGTCGGCGCGGGTAACGTCGTCAGCGCGGAAGGTTTCCGCTTCCTCGCGGAGTGCGGCGCGGACTTCGTCAAAATCGGTATCGGCGGCGGCTCGATCTGCATCACGCGCGAGACCAAGGGCATCGGCCGCGGGCAGGCGACGGCGGTCATCGAAGTCGCGAAAGCGCGCGACGAGTACTTTAAGGAGACGGGAATTTACGTCCCGATCTGCTCGGACGGCGGTATCGTCCACGACTATCATCTGACCCTCGCCCTTGCGATGGGCGCGGACTTCGTGATGCTCGGAAGGTATTTCTCCCGTTTTGACGAAAGCCCGACGCAAATCGTCAAGATCAACGGGCAATATATGAAAGAATACTGGGGTGAAGGCAGCGCGAGAGCGAGGAACTGGCAACGCTACGATCTCGGCGGGAAGAAAAAAGGGCTTTCCTTCGAAGAAGGCGTGGACAGTTACGTTCCTTACGCGGGAAAACTCAAAGACGGAGTCGCCGTCACGATCGCGAAAGTCAAAAGCACGATGTGTAACTGCGGCGCTTTGACGATCCCCGAATTGCAGGAAAAGGCGAACTTGACCGTCGTCTCCGCGACGAGTATCGTCGAGGGCGGCGCGCACGACGTCATTCGGAAAGGCAGCGCAGGGAATTGAGAACGAAATAGCGTGATACTATTTGGGTTTGGAAATAAAAGGTT is drawn from Clostridia bacterium and contains these coding sequences:
- a CDS encoding DUF4422 domain-containing protein; translated protein: MRVKLLVACHSESENGKGIAVTVRAGAAIADKEVVCDFCDDEGENISALNPTYNEMTVAYWAWKNYALLGDPEYVGLMHYRRYFYFDARIRDAVLRTDVPKERFAEKAKLSEEYAELLLSHCDFIAPRPARRRSVEKQYALLHDKRDLDLVKEIIKDLSPEYLEAAETYFKGKDCFFFNMFVLPKELFFRYAEFVFPILAEFQKRKDGDGRLFISERLTGVFFEKLLLEGKKATYLPILYREGRGENRFRVFKNEWRTSKGIKAKALSFRRLIAFRRHESRRI
- a CDS encoding IMP dehydrogenase encodes the protein MARFYDEPSRTFGEYLLVPGYSSSECTPDKVSLKTPLVKFKKGETGPINLNIPMISAIMQSVSDDKLAIALAKEGGMSFIFGSQSVESQAEMVRKVKSYKKGYIVSDSNLKPSSTLQDVLDLKEVTGHSTMAVTEDGTSSGKLLGIVASRDYRINHTPYDAKVETFMTPLDKLVTADEDTTLSQANDIIWANKINTLPLVDKKGNLKYLVFRKDYDSHKENVNELLDKHKAYMVGAGINTRDYETRVPALVEAGADCLCIDSSEGYSDWQKNTIKFIRDNYGDSVKVGAGNVVSAEGFRFLAECGADFVKIGIGGGSICITRETKGIGRGQATAVIEVAKARDEYFKETGIYVPICSDGGIVHDYHLTLALAMGADFVMLGRYFSRFDESPTQIVKINGQYMKEYWGEGSARARNWQRYDLGGKKKGLSFEEGVDSYVPYAGKLKDGVAVTIAKVKSTMCNCGALTIPELQEKANLTVVSATSIVEGGAHDVIRKGSAGN
- a CDS encoding sugar transferase, yielding MYKAFKWFMDRLLALIALTILFPLLLILTILVAADSPGGPFIVQKRDGYKKKTIKVIKFRTMYSKNVAFDVDHAVIDGKNKNVTRIGRFLRASKFDELPQLVNILKGDMSFVGPRPLLPVYTPRYERWEFQKFACHPGLTGLSQVRGNGYLAVHSRSYYDVLYTEKISLFLDFKILLMTVGVVLKGEKAFLKEVDDEEIAKMKRRYQSPEGVVTVGEVIGNAKNGGVKAVVANYLSNMDLSGLEVHLFTYGPSDSDAFFAEKGWTVHYIPNFIKFPLAMRAFRKELRSLKFDVIHSHLTSLSVFPLKVAMQEGVPVRICHAHSTTSPEEKTAPVKNFLKKFAAKYATRLLACGNLSSSWLYGERAKEATILSNAIDLEKFAFSEENRKTVRKELGIEEGAFTIGCVARFVYQKNIPLLLESFKEVLSEEENARLILVGSGKEQGNIEKRIEELGVKEKAIVVPETSAPEKYYSAMDVFALTSRYEGLPVVAIEAQASGLPCVLSSAVTEEARIADNVRFVSGGAKEYAEAILSVDRKRADNLEKLRAAGFDIKERAADLKAIYEEEVARSKQAARINLGKTEKED
- a CDS encoding ABC transporter permease, yielding MQKKYVEVTDNNKKFRRSVNTLLSMVNRNVRNQYRNSVLGILWTVLNPLLNMIVIALVFSMLFNRNQMDGIYYPVYILSGNIVFGLLRNATINSLPCIVNNYDLLSKTRIVHEIFPLSNVLSATVNFFFSMIALFIVMVIFINKPGVGFHPTILMTVAPLLPAFLLFCLGVSFILSTIYIRFRDIKHIYDIVLTLWMYLTPLFYSLELIKGHKTATYILKLNPMFHYVTYFRSLLTGTVPSLFSHAMIYAWGAGMFLVGFLIFHFSKKKFLLYI
- a CDS encoding purine-nucleoside phosphorylase codes for the protein MNAFDKVRESVKSVRAITSFEPEIALVLGSGLGSFADEIEVETVIPSDKIAFYPGSTVSGHKGNLVFGRVEGKKVVIQQGRAHYYEGYAPDEVVLPVRLMGALGAKKVILTNAAGGVNPAFHGGDFMLITGQIAQFVPSPLRGENDESFGARFPDMSEIYSRRLIEKAEAAAKRIGVKTQKGVYLQASGPNYESPEEIRAFSVLGADAVGMSTAVEAIAARHMGKEILGVSLISNMAAGIQKTPLSHEEVKAAADKASRDFVRLVREIVKDI